One genomic segment of Bombus vancouverensis nearcticus chromosome 11, iyBomVanc1_principal, whole genome shotgun sequence includes these proteins:
- the NKCC gene encoding sodium potassium chloride cotransporter isoform X1 codes for MDDEVISGGQNNKRSPMTLNVSGLWDVVPRLDHYRLSRRAKRPSLSTLHEGNLIKDPNIEAGQIGVTQQGHTGIKLGWIQGVLIPCLLNIWGVMLFLRLSWVVAQAGILQSIIIIGISAAVCVITTLSLSAISTNGEVKGGGIYFIISRTLGAEFGASVGIVFAFANAVSASMNTIGFCDSLNDLLREHNMQIIDNGVNDVRIVGIIALIVMIMICAIGMEWESKAQNFLIAIIVAAIFDFLIGTIIGPKNTTQEAYGFLGFSSEVFMDNLGPDYRFSENSNQTFFSVFAIFFPSVTGIQAGANISGDLKDPASSIPIGTLLALLISMLSYVTFVFFAGGAALRDASGLVGANDTIVSCIPNVNCTYGLHNSYSVMQLMSVWGPLIYAGCFAATLSTALTNLLSVPRLIQALGQDRIYPGLIYFSKSYGKHGEPYRGYVLTFFVAALFLLIANLNVVAPLISNFYLASYALINFCTFHAALIRPLGWRPTFRYYNTWLSLFGFITCVSIMFLIDWVTSLVTFVIIFALYLIVVYRKPDVNWGSSTQAQTYKTALSIVYRLNSIDEHVKNYAPQILALSGAPGARPALLHLANLITKNHSLLISGEIHPTRLSYRLRSMRLRNGYAWLHQQRIKSFYHVVEDLSFERGASALMQATGVGKLAPNVVLMGYKTHWSTCNHKDLQEYFNVLHNAFDQKLAVAMLRIAEGLDCSEVATANGDDEHGVLAQSSYDLTGSTLMHVDSNLSMSSQIPRVQSVPTIGTQFVPVDAPQIVRDSPTHGSARDHLKNKRKHAIEKLMEKRHAMTPVPERLAIFQRKHKNGTIDVWWLYDDGGLTILLPYIISTRSNWEHCKMRIFALANHKQDIVAQEKEMTEIMAKFRIRYTSLKMVDDISVQPKQETLDFFDKLISDFRKNEPDNTECCVTEIELQSLKDKTYRQLRLRELLLENSSQSTLVVMSLPMPRKGAVSAPLYMAWLEALTKDMPPTLLIRGNHTSVLTFYS; via the exons ATGGATGATGAGGTGATTAGTGGAGGCCAAAATAACAAGAGATCACCAATGACCCTAAACGTTAGCGGCTTGTGGGACGTGGTGCCACGATTAGATCATTATAg ATTGAGTCGTCGTGCTAAGAGGCCATCGCTGAGCACCCTGCACGAAGGAAATCTTATAAAG GACCCAAATATAGAGGCTGGTCAAATCGGAGTAACTCAGCAAGGACACACGGGAATAAAACTAGGATGGATCCAGGGTGTCCTCATACCATGTCTGCTCAATATATGGGGTGTAATGCTTTTCCTGCGGCTGTCATGGGTAGTAGCACAGGCGGGCATACTGCAGAGCATCATCATAATCGGAATATCGGCAGCTGTCTGCGTCATCACAACGCTTAGCCTGAGCGCAATTAGTACTAATGGGGAAGTAAAGGGAG GTGGTATATATTTCATCATATCACGGACTCTGGGAGCGGAATTTGGAGCCTCGGTAGGGATCGTTTTTGCATTTGCAAATGCAGTTTCGGCATCGATGAATACCATTGGTTTCTGCGACTCCCTGAACGATTTGTTACGAGAGCATAACATGCAAATCATTGACAATGGGGTAAACGACGTTCGAATCGTCGGAATAATCGCGTTGATCGTTATGATCATGATTTGCGCGATTGGAATGGAATGGGAGTCAAAg GCTCAAAACTTCCTTATAGCCATCATCGTCGCAGCTATTTTCGATTTTCTGATTGGTACTATCATAGGACCTAAGAATACGACGCAAGAAGCATATGGATTTCTTGGATTTTCCT CTGAAGTATTCATGGACAACCTGGGCCCCGATTATCGTTTTTCCGAGAACAGCAACCAAACGTTTTTCTCCGTGTTCGCCATTTTCTTTCCATCTGTAACGGGAATTCAAGCTGGCGCCAATATCTCCGGCGATTTAAAGGATCCAGCGAGCAGCATACCGATCGGAACACTTCTTGCGTTGCTAATCTCGATGCTGAGTTATGTCACTTTTGTCTTCTTCGCTGGTGGAGCGGCCCTAAGGGATGCCAGTGGGCTTGTCGGTGCAAATGATACGATCGTAAGCTGCATTCCGAACGTCAACTGCACTTACGGATTACACAACAGTTACTCG GTGATGCAACTTATGTCGGTATGGGGTCCGTTGATCTACGCCGGCTGTTTCGCGGCAACCCTCTCTACAGCGTTGACAAACTTGCTATCGGTACCACGATTGATACAGGCGCTGGGACAAGACAGAATTTATCCCGGTTTGATTTACTTCAGCAAAAGTTACGGGAAACACGGTGAACCTTATCGTGGTTACGTGCTCACGTTCTTCGTAGCAGCGTTGTTCCTCTTGATAG CAAACTTGAACGTGGTCGCGCCTCTAATCTCAAACTTTTATCTGGCATCGTACGCGTTAATTAATTTTTGCACCTTTCACGCGGCGCTTATTCGGCCGCTTGGATGGCGACCCACATTCAGA TATTACAACACCTGGTTGTCTTTGTTTGGTTTTATTACGTGCGTGTCCATAATGTTCCTCATTGATTGGGTGACTTCGCTGGTCACGTTCGTCATCATCTTCGCATTGTATCTGATAGTGGTGTATCGGAAACCAGACGTGAATTGGGGTAGCAGCACGCAAGCACAAACCTACAAGACAGCACTTTCTATCGTTTATCG ATTGAATTCTATCGACGAACATGTCAAAAATTATGCTCCACAAATTTTGGCACTGAGCGGAGCTCCTGGCGCCAGACCAGCGTTACTGCATCTGGCAAATCTCATCACGAAAAACCATTCGCTACTGATTTCCGGTGAAATACACCCA ACTCGTTTGTCGTACCGTTTACGATCGATGCGACTGAGAAACGGTTATGCATGGTTACATCAACAACGTATAAAGTCGTTCTACCATGTAGTGGAGGATTTAAGCTTCGAACGGGGTGCATCAGCTTTGATGCAAGCAACAGGTGTCGGCAAGTTGGCACCGAACGTTGTTTTAATGGGTTACAAAACACACTGGTCAACGTGTAACCACAAGGATCTGCAAGAATATTTCAATGTTCTTCA TAACGCATTCGATCAGAAGTTAGCGGTAGCGATGTTACGAATCGCGGAGGGCTTAGATTGTTCGGAAGTTGCAACCGCCAATGGGGATGACGAACATGGTGTTTTAGCGCAAAGTAGCTACGATTTGACTGGAAGCACTTTGATGCACGTGGATAGCAATTTGTCAATGTCCAGCCAAATTCCAAGGGTGCAAAGCGTGCCAACAATAG GAACGCAATTCGTGCCGGTAGACGCTCCACAAATTGTTAGAGATTCGCCTACTCACGGAAGTGCTCGTGACCATTTGAAGAACAAACGAAAACAcgcgatagaaaaattaat GGAGAAACGGCATGCGATGACACCGGTTCCTGAACGCTTAGCGATTTTCCAAAGAAAGCACAAGAATGGTACGATCGACGTGTGGTGGTTGTACGACGATGGAG GTTTGACGATTCTTCTTCCTTATATAATCAGCACACGCTCGAATTGGGAGCATTGTAAAATGCGAATTTTCGCTTTGGCCAATCACAAACAAGATATAGTGGCCCAGGAGAAGGA AATGACCGAGATAATGGCAAAATTCAGGATAAGATACACCAGTTTGAAAATGGTAGACGACATAAGCGTTCAACCAAAGCAAGAAACGCTAGATTTCTTCGATAAACTTATATCTGACTTCCGAAAAAACGAGCCTGACAACACAG AATGTTGTGTAACAGAAATTGAACTTCAGTCTTTAAAAGATAAGACGTACCGGCAACTCAGACTGCGAGAATTATTATTGGAGAATTCCAGTCAATCCACGTTGGTTGTAAT GTCGTTGCCAATGCCAAGGAAAGGAGCGGTTTCAGCGCCACTGTACATGGCGTGGCTGGAAGCTTTAACTAAAGATATGCCACCAACACTCTTGATACGCGGAAATCATACTTCTGTCTTAACGTTTTACTCGTAG
- the NKCC gene encoding sodium potassium chloride cotransporter isoform X2 gives MDDEVISGGQNNKRSPMTLNVSGLWDVVPRLDHYRLSRRAKRPSLSTLHEGNLIKDPNIEAGQIGVTQQGHTGIKLGWIQGVLIPCLLNIWGVMLFLRLSWVVAQAGILQSIIIIGISAAVCVITTLSLSAISTNGEVKGGGIYFIISRTLGAEFGASVGIVFAFANAVSASMNTIGFCDSLNDLLREHNMQIIDNGVNDVRIVGIIALIVMIMICAIGMEWESKAQNFLIAIIVAAIFDFLIGTIIGPKNTTQEAYGFLGFSSEVFMDNLGPDYRFSENSNQTFFSVFAIFFPSVTGIQAGANISGDLKDPASSIPIGTLLALLISMLSYVTFVFFAGGAALRDASGLVGANDTIVSCIPNVNCTYGLHNSYSVMQLMSVWGPLIYAGCFAATLSTALTNLLSVPRLIQALGQDRIYPGLIYFSKSYGKHGEPYRGYVLTFFVAALFLLIANLNVVAPLISNFYLASYALINFCTFHAALIRPLGWRPTFRYYNTWLSLFGFITCVSIMFLIDWVTSLVTFVIIFALYLIVVYRKPDVNWGSSTQAQTYKTALSIVYRLNSIDEHVKNYAPQILALSGAPGARPALLHLANLITKNHSLLISGEIHPTRLSYRLRSMRLRNGYAWLHQQRIKSFYHVVEDLSFERGASALMQATGVGKLAPNVVLMGYKTHWSTCNHKDLQEYFNVLHNAFDQKLAVAMLRIAEGLDCSEVATANGDDEHGVLAQSSYDLTGSTLMHVDSNLSMSSQIPRVQSVPTIGTQFVPVDAPQIVRDSPTHGSARDHLKNKRKHAIEKLMEKRHAMTPVPERLAIFQRKHKNGTIDVWWLYDDGDIFIQQV, from the exons ATGGATGATGAGGTGATTAGTGGAGGCCAAAATAACAAGAGATCACCAATGACCCTAAACGTTAGCGGCTTGTGGGACGTGGTGCCACGATTAGATCATTATAg ATTGAGTCGTCGTGCTAAGAGGCCATCGCTGAGCACCCTGCACGAAGGAAATCTTATAAAG GACCCAAATATAGAGGCTGGTCAAATCGGAGTAACTCAGCAAGGACACACGGGAATAAAACTAGGATGGATCCAGGGTGTCCTCATACCATGTCTGCTCAATATATGGGGTGTAATGCTTTTCCTGCGGCTGTCATGGGTAGTAGCACAGGCGGGCATACTGCAGAGCATCATCATAATCGGAATATCGGCAGCTGTCTGCGTCATCACAACGCTTAGCCTGAGCGCAATTAGTACTAATGGGGAAGTAAAGGGAG GTGGTATATATTTCATCATATCACGGACTCTGGGAGCGGAATTTGGAGCCTCGGTAGGGATCGTTTTTGCATTTGCAAATGCAGTTTCGGCATCGATGAATACCATTGGTTTCTGCGACTCCCTGAACGATTTGTTACGAGAGCATAACATGCAAATCATTGACAATGGGGTAAACGACGTTCGAATCGTCGGAATAATCGCGTTGATCGTTATGATCATGATTTGCGCGATTGGAATGGAATGGGAGTCAAAg GCTCAAAACTTCCTTATAGCCATCATCGTCGCAGCTATTTTCGATTTTCTGATTGGTACTATCATAGGACCTAAGAATACGACGCAAGAAGCATATGGATTTCTTGGATTTTCCT CTGAAGTATTCATGGACAACCTGGGCCCCGATTATCGTTTTTCCGAGAACAGCAACCAAACGTTTTTCTCCGTGTTCGCCATTTTCTTTCCATCTGTAACGGGAATTCAAGCTGGCGCCAATATCTCCGGCGATTTAAAGGATCCAGCGAGCAGCATACCGATCGGAACACTTCTTGCGTTGCTAATCTCGATGCTGAGTTATGTCACTTTTGTCTTCTTCGCTGGTGGAGCGGCCCTAAGGGATGCCAGTGGGCTTGTCGGTGCAAATGATACGATCGTAAGCTGCATTCCGAACGTCAACTGCACTTACGGATTACACAACAGTTACTCG GTGATGCAACTTATGTCGGTATGGGGTCCGTTGATCTACGCCGGCTGTTTCGCGGCAACCCTCTCTACAGCGTTGACAAACTTGCTATCGGTACCACGATTGATACAGGCGCTGGGACAAGACAGAATTTATCCCGGTTTGATTTACTTCAGCAAAAGTTACGGGAAACACGGTGAACCTTATCGTGGTTACGTGCTCACGTTCTTCGTAGCAGCGTTGTTCCTCTTGATAG CAAACTTGAACGTGGTCGCGCCTCTAATCTCAAACTTTTATCTGGCATCGTACGCGTTAATTAATTTTTGCACCTTTCACGCGGCGCTTATTCGGCCGCTTGGATGGCGACCCACATTCAGA TATTACAACACCTGGTTGTCTTTGTTTGGTTTTATTACGTGCGTGTCCATAATGTTCCTCATTGATTGGGTGACTTCGCTGGTCACGTTCGTCATCATCTTCGCATTGTATCTGATAGTGGTGTATCGGAAACCAGACGTGAATTGGGGTAGCAGCACGCAAGCACAAACCTACAAGACAGCACTTTCTATCGTTTATCG ATTGAATTCTATCGACGAACATGTCAAAAATTATGCTCCACAAATTTTGGCACTGAGCGGAGCTCCTGGCGCCAGACCAGCGTTACTGCATCTGGCAAATCTCATCACGAAAAACCATTCGCTACTGATTTCCGGTGAAATACACCCA ACTCGTTTGTCGTACCGTTTACGATCGATGCGACTGAGAAACGGTTATGCATGGTTACATCAACAACGTATAAAGTCGTTCTACCATGTAGTGGAGGATTTAAGCTTCGAACGGGGTGCATCAGCTTTGATGCAAGCAACAGGTGTCGGCAAGTTGGCACCGAACGTTGTTTTAATGGGTTACAAAACACACTGGTCAACGTGTAACCACAAGGATCTGCAAGAATATTTCAATGTTCTTCA TAACGCATTCGATCAGAAGTTAGCGGTAGCGATGTTACGAATCGCGGAGGGCTTAGATTGTTCGGAAGTTGCAACCGCCAATGGGGATGACGAACATGGTGTTTTAGCGCAAAGTAGCTACGATTTGACTGGAAGCACTTTGATGCACGTGGATAGCAATTTGTCAATGTCCAGCCAAATTCCAAGGGTGCAAAGCGTGCCAACAATAG GAACGCAATTCGTGCCGGTAGACGCTCCACAAATTGTTAGAGATTCGCCTACTCACGGAAGTGCTCGTGACCATTTGAAGAACAAACGAAAACAcgcgatagaaaaattaat GGAGAAACGGCATGCGATGACACCGGTTCCTGAACGCTTAGCGATTTTCCAAAGAAAGCACAAGAATGGTACGATCGACGTGTGGTGGTTGTACGACGATGGAG ACATTTTTATTCAACAGGTTTGA